A region from the Janthinobacterium agaricidamnosum genome encodes:
- a CDS encoding ATPase domain-containing protein, protein MTTAQAQGTAQDDGAGGLDAPPLLSTGIPGLDTILTGGLLPERLYLLEGVPGTGKTTLALQFLAEGARKGTPVLYIALAESEIELRAAALSHGWDLAGIAIEEVAPSDDILDPERQYTIFHPSEIELASTNQRILAAIEKHRPARLVLDSLSELQLLAENPLRYRRQVVALKQYLASRHCTTVLIDDRSALDDGLQVRSVAHCVISLELQNQDYGNDRRRVRVVKYRGVAFRSGTHDYKIARDGLVVYPRLVAADTRRDGGHRRLSSGVPELDAMIGGGLEEGMSTLLSGPAGSGKSTLAAQFVHAATARGEPCAMFLFEEARSKLVTRADSVGMRLQEALDTGLLSAQQIDPAEMTPGEFAQAVVDAAQRGARVIVIDSLNGYMHAVPDERFQSTYLHELLNYLSQHGVATLLVGVQQNMLGTSMTTAADASYLADSVIMLRYYETEGEVRQAISVFKKRDSAHERTIRRFEISPQGIRIGPALAGFHGILSGLPTIGGTPFP, encoded by the coding sequence ATGACGACAGCACAGGCGCAAGGAACGGCGCAAGACGATGGCGCGGGCGGCCTGGACGCGCCGCCACTGCTGTCGACGGGCATTCCCGGTCTCGACACCATACTGACGGGCGGCCTGCTGCCCGAGCGCCTGTACCTGCTCGAAGGCGTGCCAGGCACAGGCAAGACCACGCTGGCGCTGCAGTTTCTGGCCGAAGGGGCGCGCAAGGGCACGCCCGTGCTGTATATCGCCCTGGCCGAATCGGAAATCGAGCTGCGCGCCGCGGCCCTGTCGCACGGCTGGGACCTGGCCGGCATCGCCATCGAAGAAGTGGCGCCCAGCGACGATATACTCGACCCCGAGCGCCAGTACACGATCTTCCACCCGTCGGAAATCGAACTGGCCTCGACCAACCAGCGCATCCTGGCCGCCATCGAAAAGCACCGTCCGGCCCGCCTCGTGCTCGATTCGCTGTCCGAACTGCAGCTGCTGGCGGAAAACCCCTTGCGCTACCGGCGCCAGGTCGTGGCGTTGAAACAATACCTGGCCAGCCGGCACTGCACCACCGTGCTGATCGACGACCGTTCCGCGCTGGACGACGGCTTGCAAGTGCGTAGCGTGGCCCATTGCGTGATCTCGCTGGAGCTGCAAAACCAGGACTATGGCAATGACCGGCGCCGCGTGCGGGTAGTGAAATACCGGGGCGTGGCGTTTCGCAGCGGCACGCACGACTACAAGATCGCCCGTGACGGCCTGGTCGTCTATCCCCGTCTGGTGGCGGCCGACACGCGCCGCGATGGCGGCCATCGGCGCCTGTCGAGCGGCGTGCCTGAACTCGACGCCATGATAGGCGGCGGCCTGGAAGAAGGCATGAGCACGCTCCTTTCCGGCCCCGCCGGCAGCGGCAAGTCCACCCTGGCGGCGCAATTCGTGCACGCGGCCACCGCGCGCGGCGAACCGTGCGCCATGTTCCTGTTCGAGGAAGCGCGCAGCAAGCTCGTAACCCGGGCCGACAGCGTGGGCATGCGCCTGCAGGAGGCGCTCGACACGGGTTTGCTGAGCGCACAGCAGATCGATCCGGCCGAGATGACACCGGGCGAATTCGCCCAGGCCGTGGTCGACGCGGCGCAGCGGGGCGCCAGGGTGATCGTCATCGATAGCCTGAACGGCTACATGCATGCGGTGCCCGATGAACGCTTCCAGAGCACCTACCTGCATGAACTGCTCAATTACCTGAGCCAGCACGGCGTGGCCACCCTGCTCGTCGGCGTGCAGCAAAACATGCTGGGCACCTCGATGACGACGGCGGCCGACGCCAGCTACCTGGCCGACAGCGTCATCATGCTGCGCTACTACGAAACGGAAGGCGAGGTGCGGCAAGCCATTTCCGTCTTCAAGAAACGCGACAGCGCGCACGAGCGCACCATCCGCCGTTTCGAGATCAGCCCGCAGGGCATCCGCATCGGCCCGGCCCTGGCCGGCTTTCACGGCATCTTGTCGGGCTTGCCCACCATCGGCGGCACGCCTTTCCCTTAG